A genomic window from Populus nigra chromosome 7, ddPopNigr1.1, whole genome shotgun sequence includes:
- the LOC133699628 gene encoding U-box domain-containing protein 17-like, protein MATAAIFSSLRRRRSPSLEVFLAPVDFTDVGLVQTLVSLSTELVSSFSGKSLFFQRKNSRSLIRKIEIFVVLLEYLRDSGVGSALSSPTFACFKELYLLLYRSKILLDYCVRSSKLWLLLQNHSISGHFHDLNQEISTLLDVFPLDDVELSEDVREQIDLMQTQSRRTRLLIDKDEEALRVRLFSFLDEFENGRIPGLAELRLFFVEGLGIKDAKSCITEIEFLEEQIVSHEGDIEPTTSVLNGFVAIARYCRFLLYGFGENEVELQIGNQKRRRKGLIAQEIAETFITIPKDFFCPISLDLMRDPVIISTGQTYDRSSISRWMDEGHCTCPKTGQILMNTRLVPNRALRNLIVQWCTAHGIHYDPPENTDSSVEAFAATMPSKAAIEANRATATLLIHQLANGSQGAKTVAARGIRLLAKTGRENRAFIAEAGAIPYLCELLSSTNSVAQENSVTAILNLSIYEKNKSRIMDEKGCLGSIVEVLRFGLTTEARENAAAALFSLSAVHDYKKRIADEEGAVEALAGLLRKGTPRGKKDAVTALFNLSTHTENCVRMIEAGAIAALVGALGKEGVAEEAAGALALIVRQPIGAKAVGEEEMAVAGLIGMMRCGTPRGKENAVAALLELCRSGGTDATEKVLKAPALAGLLQSLLFTGTKRARRKAASLARVFQRCGNYPLQFGGLGAGYAFAGNSAANRDPSFVSEVSVPVSISVSVL, encoded by the coding sequence ATGGCTACTGCCGCTATATTTTCTTCTCTAAGGCGGCGACGATCGCCGTCTTTAGAGGTTTTCCTGGCACCGGTTGATTTTACCGACGTGGGACTTGTACAGACTCTTGTATCATTGTCAACAGAGCTGGTGTCTTCTTTCTCAGGGAAGTCACTCTTCTTTCAAAGAAAGAATTCTCGTTCTTTAATTCGTAAAATTGAaatctttgttgttttattgGAGTATCTGAGGGACTCTGGGGTTGGTTCTGCTTTATCTTCTCCCACATTTGCTTGTTTTAAAGAGCTTTATTTGTTGCTGTACCGCTCAAAAATATTGCTTGATTATTGTGTGCGATCCAGCAAATTATGGTTGTTGCTTCAAAACCATTCGATTTCAGGGCATTTTCATGATTTGAATCAGGAAATATCTACCCTTTTGGATGTTTTTCCATTGGATGATGTTGAACTGAGTGAGGATGTTAGGGAACAGATTGATCTTATGCAAACACAATCAAGGAGAACGAGGTTATTGATTGATAAGGATGAGGAGGCTTTGAGAGTCAGGTTGTTTTCGTTTCTTGATGAGTTTGAGAATGGAAGGATTCCTGGTCTGGCGGAGTTGAGGTTGTTTTTTGTGGAGGGTTTGGGGATTAAAGATGCCAAGAGTTGTATAACAGAAATTGAGTTCTTGGAGGAGCAAATTGTTAGTCACGAGGGAGATATTGAGCCCACAACTTCAGTGCTTAATGGGTTTGTCGCAATTGCTCGGTATTGTAGGTTTTTGCTTTACGGGTTTGGGGAAAACGAGGTGGAGTTGCAAATTGGGAATCAGAAGAGGCGGAGAAAAGGGTTGATTGCTCAAGAGATTGCAGAAACTTTTATTACAATACCCAAGGATTTTTTCTGTCCGATATCGTTGGATTTGATGCGAGATCCGGTGATAATTTCAACTGGGCAGACTTATGATCGGAGTTCAATCTCTAGGTGGATGGACGAAGGGCACTGTACTTGCCCCAAGACGGGGCAGATACTCATGAACACTCGCCTTGTTCCAAATCGGGCTTTGAGGAATCTGATCGTGCAATGGTGTACTGCTCATGGAATCCATTATGACCCTCCAGAGAATACAGATTCATCTGTGGAGGCTTTTGCAGCGACTATGCCTTCCAAAGCTGCAATTGAAGCCAACAGAGCTACAGCAACGCTTCTAATTCATCAGCTGGCAAATGGTTCGCAAGGTGCAAAGACTGTGGCTGCTCGTGGGATACGTTTGTTAGCAAAAACTGGAAGAGAAAACCGTGCTTTCATTGCAGAAGCTGGTGCGATTCCCTACCTTTGTGAACTGCTGTCTTCTACAAACTCTGTTGCACAAGAGAATTCTGTAACAGCAATTCTTAATTTATCCAtttatgaaaagaataaaagccGAATTATGGATGAAAAAGGTTGTCTGGGTTCGATTGTTGAAGTATTGAGGTTTGGACTCACAACAGAGGCAAGGGAAAATGCAGCAGCGGCATTGTTTAGCCTGTCAGCTGTTCATGACTACAAGAAGAGAATAGCAGATGAGGAAGGGGCAGTTGAAGCCTTAGCTGGCCTATTGAGAAAAGGGACACCACGTGGGAAGAAGGACGCCGTCACAGCTTTATTTAATCTGTCAACTCATACAGAAAATTGTGTGAGAATGATAGAAGCAGGTGCAATTGCAGCACTAGTCGGGGCTTTGGGAAAGGAAGGGGTTGCAGAGGAAGCAGCCGGTGCATTGGCTTTGATTGTGAGGCAACCAATTGGGGCTAAAGCAGTGGGGGAAGAGGAAATGGCCGTGGCAGGGCTAATAGGAATGATGCGTTGTGGAACAccaagaggaaaagaaaatgctGTTGCTGCACTGCTTGAGTTATGCCGGAGTGGCGGGACAGATGCAACTGAGAAAGTGCTCAAGGCACCGGCATTGGCGGGTTTGCTTCAGAGTCTGCTGTTCACAGGCACAAAGCGGGCAAGAAGGAAGGCAGCATCACTTGCCAGAGTGTTTCAGAGGTGTGGGAATTATCCATTGCAGTTTGGCGGATTAGGTGCCGGATATGCATTCGCTGGAAACTCAGCTGCAAATAGGGATCCAAGTTTTGTCAGCGAAGTGTCAGTGCCTGTGTCCATATCAGTGTCTGTTTTATAG